The nucleotide sequence ccaactgctattatttcttttctctttttgcttttgctttctctctgtTCACtgcgtctttttttttttttttgcttttgctttctctctgtttttctttcttttggcagatggcagacaaaagGAATAATAATAGACTGATTATTGAGAAGGcttatcttcttcctctctaCTGTCGATCTGGTCTTCTTGAACggatttttctgtttttctgcATCACGAGCTATGTCTTCAAGCTTCTTCACCCAAAGTTCCACCGCTTTGCTCCGAACTTGTGATTGTTCGGCATCTCGTAACATAGCTTCAGTGATGTACAATGAATCACGCAGCCTTGTGACTTCTTCTTCAAATCTTGGCATAGTAGGCGGCTATAGTAGCGAGATAAACTCTGTGGATCCATCGAGGAGAGGTGCTGTGAAATGCAACCTTTCCACAGCTGCACATGTTTCACCATGAATTTGTACGACCTCTCCATGTCGTTTAACGGTCAACCTGTGTACTCTTTCCACACATCCTTCACAAATATCTTGTATTCGTCGCCAAACTCCATATGGAAGGCATCACGAATGGCCTCAGCGGAAGTGCGGTGGCCGCCGCCGGTGTCGCTCATGAGAATCAAGACGTTCTTGGTCCGCTCAGCTCTAATTTGCATAAGCTCCATCGTCCCCTCATCCTCGCTGGCTGCTGATTTTTGCCCACCTCTAGATCCGGATGCATCAGGGACtgagagaaaaggaagagagacTGTTTGCGCCCCGGTGGAGATGAGGTCTAAATGTCAGCGGTAAAAGCCGAGCATCTGGGCGACCAGCTTTCCAAGCAGACCTCGCCTTCAACCTCCGTCTCTGGATTGTTGTTTGGGGTCTGCGCCGACGCCGCcactcttcctcctcctcatcctcatttctctcttgTTCGCCGCCAAGCGTTCCAAGAATAAAACTTTAGCAAAACCCATAATCCCAATCATCTCCAAAGAGATCCAGGAGATCCGGGTCGACCATGTCCGGCCTTGGATCAAGGGAAGCAGAACCGACGGTAAAGTGGTCGGAATCTAACTGCAGAAAGTCCTGAATGAGCTGGAGATGGCCTTGGTGGCGGCGCGCCGCGTGGGATGGTTTTGGGGTGATGAGGTCGATAACTTTGAGAGCGTCTTGTAGCTTGTTGGTTTTTTGGGTTGTGTGAATTTGGGAGAAGAGAAGAAGGGCTTAGAGCGAGATGAATGTGTTTGCAGAAAGGACTGAGAAAGTTTCTTCCTGAAACTAACACAGGCTTGAAGGAGAAGAGAGGAGCGTTGAGGTGGTGTGTGGTTGAGACCCAcacattatttttcttctctcctGGTCTTGacagaaatcagaaaatgaaagctggtgcagattcacggcggaggtgaaaaaatgaaagagaaccgacgcAACTTTtcatgtcgtttcccacagatggcgccaaatgttgatgcacaaaaccggaagggtcttggaacaacgtaaatccgaccgtgaatctgcaagaaagtaaagaacacaagatgtattgtggttcatcccaatgtttaggctacgtccacactaatgtaTTTCTCTTCTCTGTatggatgtatggattacaagtgtgagggggagtcccccagagagagagtttgagagtgtttctctgagaggattgtgagggtgagagccTTTTGGTtcatgagggtgaggaggcttttttatagaataagggctcttcacttattacatatttgccccttcatttattatataattacatttgagtcctctgagtatttatacaagatctaaatacggagaccctaagtatgatacaaacagaAAGTGTGGTATTTTGAGAAGACGCAGTGAacagagagaaagcaaaagcaaaaagagaaaagaaagaattatGCTTTCTTTAGTTGAAAGCTGAAGCAATTCGATAATAGCagttggtgctttctttattttgtcGACCACCCATAGAAAAGCTATGGATAGCAGGCACGCAactctgcaaaagcaaggaataaagggAGCAGATCATGCCTGCTGACCAAACCTCATGATGTAAACCTGCAATGGGAAGAAAATgaatataaaaaggaaaaagatgtcTGGAGGgggagaaaaacaaaaaaggtgtCGACCACTGGAAGAAGATAAAGAACTCTATTATCTTTATCAGGcaaaatgatgtgatttatttttattattttttggagacatctgtataatcccatcagagggtaatcataaaaaaataaataaataaaataaaaaaacggcaagcccaaaatatgggttggaatgttatgtggagggcgatggcctatatgcccaaaagagtcaAACCCTcaattatcaccaaccaggtgatcaaaagtacgtccagtactacaaaaaattattcggcagcctgccgctattaattaccaaccaggtgattaaaagtacatccagtactccaaaattattcgccAGCCTgcccgctattatcaccaactaggtgatcaaaagtacgtccaatactccaaaattatacatgagtatcactcatgtcaatcatacataaacattcatgagcatcactcatgtcaatcataaataaacattcatgaccatcattcatgtgaacattcatgagcatcactcatgtcaacattcatgagcatcactcatgtcaacatccatgagcatcactcatgtcaatcaacattaacattcatgagcatcactcatgtcaactagcttcgaaagcttcatttacagagctccagcttcaaaagcttcatttacaaaagctttagctttaaagcttcacctacaaagctttagtgcatggtatacaaagaccgcctccgaacaatcgccacttcggcccatacatggattgaatttgaagtctccagccaacagactctattgactaaagacttgggggactacacactatgtaccatatattgggcttccgcaactgaacctcatgaaaaatacttgggggacttagcccatcacttatgtattgaggagcgaacccttattctataaaagggactccctcaccttcaacgccacaagccgagccaaccaaggcaacataatccacaaaccgagcagcctcgcaacatgtgctacttctagttgagcatcatttcactttgagcaccgcctcatatcaagtatcagttcaagacaacatctagatacttcggcccacacatggactgaatttcaagtctccagccaaaagactctcttgactgaagacttgggggactactgtttgtaccatacttagggcctccgtatttagatcttgtataaatactcgggggactcaaatgtaattatataataaatgaaagggcaaatatgtaataagtgaaataaaagggcctcctcactcTCACAAACCAAAAGGCTCTCagcctcacaatcctctcagagaaacactctcaaactctctctttctctgggggacttccctcacacttgtaatccatacattcatacaaagaagagaaatacatcagtgtggacgtagcccaaacattggggtgaaccacgatacatcttgtgttctttactttcttgcagattcacggtcggatttacgttgttccaagacccctctggttttgtgcatcaacaaattgtATGCATGTGTTTGATAAAACTTAGAAGTTTAGAGAACATGAGACAACATTTGTCCCCCAGAAGATATGCTAGGAGCTACAAGCATTAGATTTAAAACACACAATTATCGAGTactttgattcaaaagtttatatCTGTTCAAAGAGTTTATACTGGTCTTTTCATGCTAGGTGTGCTCACAACTTTGTATAATGTTTGTGGCTGTGTGCATTTTTCTTGTACCTTCcttcattttattgtttctaTTAATTGGTTTAGAAACCTTTTTTATCTCCATTTCAAAAGAGTAATGTTCACAGACAGTCTCCATTTCCCCTAAATCCCTATTCAGATAGGGAGAGAAATATCATTGTACTGCAAGGGTCGGTGGTTATTAGGAGTGTGTATGGAGTCCACTGTCCCCcactaaataaaatttccatctcttctgaaaaagaaaaagtattgaGTGCACTCTAATGCGCACAACTCCTGCTTTATGGAGGGTCTGTTAGGCAGTCTTCCTTCTCTTAATTGTCTAGATTGTGGTTAGGAATGTTGCTAAAGTTCAATTTTGGGAAGACATTACTCATTTTTCCGATCTTTTGTTTCATCAGTTATATTGGACAGCTTTGTTTCGTGTATTATATAGGTCATCTTTGAATATTGTCTTTATGAGCATTATACTGGTCGAAGCATGTGCTTATGTCATTGCCATACAAAAGGCTACCTGGTGGCTAAAACACTTGTTAGGAACTATAATTTTTAGGACTCTCATTGAAGTCTAAAACTGAAAATACCACCCTACTTTCGATTAGCAACCTCTAATAAGCTTCATACATGCTTTTATTGTAGCAGTTGTAAATGATGACAGGGATCAATCATGGAAGAAAGATCTTCTTGCATGGAAAGATCTCCTTGCCAAGCCTCATGAGTGGTGGGACATCAGGTTGAAAGAGGTACCAAATCTATATGGGTTACCGCTTGTGTTTTATAAATGGGGATGTTGTTCCTTTTATTTGTAAATAGTTAATCATACTTGTTATAATGTGTGCTCAGGATCCAAAGGCTGCAGCTTTTGAACGGAAGAACAATGGCGAGTTGCTTTGGATAAATGACAAAACTCCTGAATTGATcctaaacaagttagattcttTGACATTTGATCAGAAACCTATACCAGATAGTCAGAAGCCAGAGACTCAGAAACCTATATCAGATACTCGTGAAAGTAATTTCTTAGCCATTGAAAGATTTCACATTCATTTTCTTCATGTGGGGTgacttaataaaataaatgtttaAAGTGTTTACTTATTATAATCTTGTTACTGAGGAAAAAGGAGGTACTGAATTGTTTTTCAGCCATCTTGAGGAATGATGGGGACTCTACGTTGGGTTCTTGGAGTGATCTTCTTAGTAATCCAAAACAATGGTGGGACTGCCGCAGTAAGAAGCTCAATGGATTGGTGATGATTCCTTACAAACTCTTTGTTATCTGACTGATTTTCCCGGTAAAAGATTTGACATAATTGTTTCCTTTACAGGTAAAGCCAAACTACCCTGATTTCAAGCGGAAGGAAGGTGGTCATGCTCTCTGGCTTGAGAAGGCACCAAAGTCGGTTTTGTCAGAACTTGAAGGCCTGCATTTTGATGTTCAAATTCAGAAGTCAAAACAAGTAAAAGAGAGTAAAGGTGAGCTTGCACAAATTTATTGTATACTACCCTGCATTATCCAATCTGTATTCTGTCATGCTTTCATGCAACTGTTTAAGCCGTTGGAGGGTTTTGGAATTTTCTTAACTTAATCTGTCTGAATCTACTTTGTTACTCCTCAAATCAGGGGAGGATTCCTGGAAGAACTTGGTGGAAAACCCGGATAAATGGTGGGATAATAGATTGAATAAGGTAACCCTCTTGAATTTAGTCCGTCTTGCATGCTGTCCTCCTACGCACACCGAATTGAATTGTTTGATCAATTCGTTACCTTGCTACTCTGTTATACACAGCGGAATCCAAAAGCTCCGGATTTTAAGCACAAAGAAACTGGTGAAGGACTTTGGCTCGACAGTTCACCAGCATGGGCGCAACCTAAGCTGCCACCTTCAAAAACACAGTAATATGTAAAGATTGGCAACACAGATACGCCTCTCCGGTGAGACATGCAAGCATCTCATGGTTTGCAGCTTATTGCAGACTGTTTATCTTCTGCCTTGGTTTAGTTTTGACATGAAAAACCATAGAGCATTCGAACCAACGGCACAAAGCATCTAAAACTGAAAAGGAAAACGTCTTTCATATCGTTTCCACCCCCGATCACAGGGAATTGGGGTCGGAATAGAGATTCAAAGTGACCTCTGGCATCTGAGTAAACCATCGAAATACGAAGATTTATGAATGTGAACTGTATTTAAGTTGTATAttaagtattatttttttaaattaaatcgtaTAGTTGTGTTGGAGACCAtgtggattttttattttaaggcTTTTTACTAAAATGGTCCATGATATTGACCTAACGTCTTACTTTTGTCTGTAAGATTTAATTGATGCTAGACAATTTCAAGAATCACTTATATTGATTTTGAATCTTAAGGACCGAAGTGAGGGATTATATCAATTTCAGGGACAATTTTGGTTGAAAAGTCTTATTTTTAATGGTTGCTTTGCCAAAAGAATCCTTGATTGCTTGTAGGAGCAATGTACTTATCTATTCTATCAAGAGAAGAGCCCTTGTCAAATTTGTGTCCCTTTTTTCCAATTTTGCCCTTACACACTATTGACATGAGGAggacaaaataataattttgtatattttgacaaaatgacaatcatatcccaattttttttattttaccctctctttttttacaaaatgacaatcatattcctatttttctattttaccctcacttttgatacacaataagAGAAATTATTCCACTATCattttttcatactctttttaaaattttaaaaactaatcacattccttaataaaaaaaaataaaaaaaataaaattattcacACACAGAGTGTGCTCATCGGTTAGTGAAAATTATATAAAACTCTAAATTGGGAGGGCAGTAGATGAAatctgtcttttcctttttcgctttTTCACCTTATAGAACAATTCGGTATGTGTGTtgaaactttttctttttgcgATTTGAACTTAGTTTTGCATTCGTATTGTGCTGAAGTTTgtacttttgttttctttgttaataaTTTATAGTGAATACTTCTGAAcgttttaaatttaataaattaaaaataaaaatataaaacgaAAGAATTATGAAAACTAaaactgaaaaacaaaaaaaagatattaaacttgtttttgttttgcatCATCTCTCTCTTTACATTTCATTTCTTTCTTATGGTGTGAGAGTGAGACGGTGACTGTGAGTGGTGACGTCACGGGTGGGCCAGGCAAATTGATGCTTAATCTCTCTTAATTTTTATTGTTACGCTTCCTCTTTTGGATTAAAATATTGAAATATTTGTTATTCCGTACAATACTGGTAGGagaaatttttgttttgattgtgACGGCAACACAAAGTAGTACACCACGTATTTTAATAGAAagtttggaaaattttattttttaagttattaattttttaaaagctAAAGTTGAATATTTACTAAATACAAAAAATTTTGATAcccgatttttttttaaagtacctcagtaccaaatcaatactaagaaaagaaagaaagagctcGTGAGTCTCTCATGAGTCCAACCCCACAACAATCTTTCCCCAAAAAATCCCTCTCACTCTAATTAAACTTTTaatccatatttttaaaatttaaacccGACATTtcttctccctcacctctctctctactttttaAACCTCATTAAACTCCCCCTTAAacattcccttttctctctctaaaacaaaTCCAGTGGGAGGCcagatcagagagagagagagagacaaaaaGGGCGCTTCACgcatcaaaacccaaaaaatccaACCCAACCCCCAAAAATTCGAAAGAAAAAGGCATAAAAATTACGGAATCGCTGTGCGGCTCTCTGAAACGAGAACAAGAACGCACAGCGGTAGGCAGAGAGCAGAACGTTGGAGCAAAAAATGGGGCAGAAGGCGCTGATCTACGCGTTCGTGGCGCGCGGCACTGTGGTTCTCGCCGAGTACACGGAATTCAGCGGCAATTTCAACTCCATTGCGTTTCAGTGCCTCCAGAAGCTTCCTGCTACCAACAACAAGTTCACCTACAACTGCGATGGCCACACCTTCAATTACCTCGTCGACAATGGCTACAGTAATCTCctttttccctttccttttattttccgTTTGTCTCCCGAGAAAATGCTGGAATTTCTACTTTATGTTGTGTTGATTGTTTGATTTGTTCGTTTTGCTTTGCTTTGTTGCGCTCCGTTTGGTGTGCCTAATTGTTGTTAGATCTGAGCTTGATCTTGAtgctttggttttgttttgtaaatTTTGAGTTTTCGGCGCAAAATTTCGGTTTCTGTGCATTGGAGTTTCTAGATCTTGGATCTTCGGCTTATATTTGAAGATATCTTTATTCATTTGCGCTTTGCAAGTGTGCAAGCGTGCAAGCGTGAATCGTCTTGTTGCACTTCGATTGTCGGAAATAGTTCCAATGCCGTGACTTCCTGGATGTTGAAATTGTTAGGATATTCGAAATTCCTGTGTTTTAAATCTTAGAACCGAGTGTTTTTAAGTTCTTGTTAGTGTCAATTCAAAAGTTACCGGTGCGTTATTCAATCAATGTACTCACTGAAGTTTGTCGTTGTTGCAGCATACTGTGTGGTTGCAGATGAATCGAGTGGAAGACAAGTACCTATCGCTTTTCTGGAGCGTGTCAAGGATGACTTTGTTGCGAAATATGGTGCTGGAAAGGCTGCTACAGCTGCTGCCAACAGCCTTAACAAGGAATTTGGGTACTTTACCTGATTAGGATCATGTAAAATGCACGGTGATTATGTTTTTATCTGGCTAAAACTGGTGATTTTTTCTTCGGTTAATTGCAGGTCAAAATTGAAGGAACATATGCAATACTGTGTTGATCATCCTGAAGAAATAAGCAAGCTTGCAAAGGTGAAGGCCCAGGTTTCAGAAGTTAAAGGCGTTATGATGGAGAATATTGAAAAGGTAGACAACATTGGTGGTGTATCTGTATTGTTCACTTGGTTTGTATCAGATTGTTTGATAATCCTGGGATACAATATTATTGATTCAAATAGTAACTGCCTGAGCTTCACACATCTATGTATTTCTTAATTGGTTACGTTTTTgcccatttatttattttgaatttgggaaaatagATAGAATTGGGGGTTTTCGCCCTGGACTTTAGGAAGAGATGTTCTTCAGTAATTGTTGGGCATTTAATTGTACACCGCTCTGGACACACGTCCATAAATGAGCATGTGCAATCTTATGTGTGTTGTTAGAAGCTAAGCTACTAACAGATCGGGCAACGTGGAAGAAGTAATGATAGTTGGGATTTAGAAAGGGGGATGTGGTGATATGGAAAGGGGGATGTGGTGATATCGGATAGCATTGTCCATTGGGGGTTATATTTTACACTCGCCAAGTTCGATGATTGTTGATTTTGGTTGTATATGCATCCATTCTTATAGACATAGAATAAATGTCATTAGATGAACTTGTAACTTGCTTGCTCAAGATGCCTTTTTCAAACCTGTTTTTTTGTACATGTAGTATAATCTTCTCATATGTTTGTTTTGCATTTTGATGCAGGTTTTGGATAGGGGGGAAAAGATAGAGCTTTTAGTCGACAAGACTGAGAACCTTCATCAACAGGTCGTATCTCGTTCTCTATCATTTGCATGGTCTTGTTTAATAAATAGAATAGTTTTTTGTACAAGTATTTCCCTATTGAATTGGCATGCCACCCACATAAGTCTGAGCACGTTGCTAATGCATAATGTGTGGTGTCATTCGAAATTGATTCATCTTTCAAGATATTGTTTCCTCTGAACGAGTTGTTATTCTGTGTTCCCTACTTACGGGGAAAAATTGACCTGCTTACAGGCACAGGATTTTCGGACTGTGGGGACTAAAATGCGGAGGAAGATGTGGCTGCAGAACATGAAGGTGAAGCTGATTGTTTTAGGAATCCTGATCGCCTTAATCCTTATCATAATACTCTCCATTTGCCATGGTTTCAACTGCGGAAAATGAGCCCTTTGCCGTTGTCAAGAAAATCATTTGGCCTCGTCAGTCCAAACTTCTGCAATTATATTGCCGTAATTGTTAAGAGAAAGATCATATATCTGTTGCAACTCTGTACTTAGTTAAAAGTAGTGATATTCGGACGTGTCATGAGGCGGAAGATGTATTTTTTGTGTGAAAGAAACTCCCTATATGATGCTTACTACTACTTTGGTATAAGAAATGAGTGCGTTGCCTATGGATGGATGGTCTTTTGATTTCTTGATTCCAGTTCTGAATGCTTCACTCATTGGTTGTAACTTGTAACCTCCGAATTTCGGATCGAGATCAAATCTTCCGTCTTCAAAATGGGTGTGGTCTCTATGTGGCTTCAATCAATAACTGACACATATTAAGTTTAtaacaacaaaattagaaaagttCAATTTATAAATGTGTCGGGCATTGATCGGGGTCACAGAGAGGCCACAATTATTTTGAGTGCAAAATATTTGATTTCTGAGAGGCTACAAGTCACCAAAAATGTATTGTACCAATTTtgatagggaattgttattggcctTAAAAAAGGTGTTATCTGCACAATTCCCTCTTAtttattgggaactttaacgaaaagcttctggtactgttcattttaatgaaaaaccacatttttactctaaaaaatcaatcatggtactattcacttgcaacacctttttattattttcgttaaaactcaaagtttttaagtcattttcattagttttcttttatttaatttcattaGTGAGGGGTGCAAGATAATATTTTTAGGGTATTATGTACAGTCATTCGGATTGACGCGTTT is from Malus sylvestris chromosome 5, drMalSylv7.2, whole genome shotgun sequence and encodes:
- the LOC126621969 gene encoding vesicle-associated membrane protein 722-like translates to MGQKALIYAFVARGTVVLAEYTEFSGNFNSIAFQCLQKLPATNNKFTYNCDGHTFNYLVDNGYTYCVVADESSGRQVPIAFLERVKDDFVAKYGAGKAATAAANSLNKEFGSKLKEHMQYCVDHPEEISKLAKVKAQVSEVKGVMMENIEKVLDRGEKIELLVDKTENLHQQAQDFRTVGTKMRRKMWLQNMKVKLIVLGILIALILIIILSICHGFNCGK
- the LOC126621966 gene encoding protein OSB4, chloroplastic-like — encoded protein: MNSISRAIQTRKRLLSRPLLLLQSHFSTTATKPKTSTTYTVTKPRFKSKPPQPPPNPDLPAPTQVPFQPKVANSVRLIGHVRTPLQVVRTPDGKVLAATVLTSSCSSPGYTFRIPIVFEGDLAHTADLHLKDSDFVFVAGSLRLDLDNLSAAEDQARLQVLVHTLNFVEESYQLNKSSKADRQEERTTDHTVVNDDRDQSWKKDLLAWKDLLAKPHEWWDIRLKEDPKAAAFERKNNGELLWINDKTPELILNKLDSLTFDQKPIPDSQKPETQKPISDTRETILRNDGDSTLGSWSDLLSNPKQWWDCRSKKLNGLVKPNYPDFKRKEGGHALWLEKAPKSVLSELEGLHFDVQIQKSKQVKESKGEDSWKNLVENPDKWWDNRLNKRNPKAPDFKHKETGEGLWLDSSPAWAQPKLPPSKTQ